The following are encoded in a window of Mycobacterium sp. ELW1 genomic DNA:
- a CDS encoding heme-binding protein, with protein MIIDSRRIAATLAGCGALAVALFGQLPSAAADPDAPPPPPNCTAADLEGVRTGVQAATSAYLFTHPDVNAFFTSLAGLPRDQVRARVKAYMAANPQTASDITGIRQPLLDIKNRCGQLPGSAV; from the coding sequence ATGATCATCGACAGTCGTCGAATTGCGGCGACGCTCGCCGGGTGTGGGGCGCTCGCAGTGGCCCTGTTCGGCCAACTTCCCTCTGCGGCAGCAGATCCTGACGCCCCGCCGCCACCGCCGAACTGCACCGCGGCCGATTTGGAAGGTGTGCGCACCGGCGTGCAGGCCGCGACTTCGGCGTACCTGTTCACCCACCCCGACGTGAACGCGTTCTTCACCAGCCTGGCCGGCCTACCGCGCGACCAGGTGCGGGCCCGGGTCAAGGCCTACATGGCCGCCAATCCGCAGACGGCCTCCGACATCACCGGAATTCGACAACCGTTGCTGGACATCAAGAACCGCTGCGGCCAGCTGCCCGGCTCGGCCGTCTGA
- a CDS encoding DNA polymerase III subunits gamma/tau: MALYRKYRPATFAEVVGQEHVTEPLSTALSAHRINHAYLFSGPRGCGKTSSARILARSLNCEQGPTPTPCGVCDSCVALAPNGPGSVDVVELDAASHGGVDDTRELRDRAFYAPAQSRYRIFIVDEAHMVTTAGFNALLKIVEEPPEHLIFVFATTEPEKVLPTIRSRTHHYPFRLLAPKTMRALIEKIIASESVTVDDAVYPLVIRAGGGSPRDTLSVLDQLLAGAEGNRVHYQRALALLGATDVALIDDAVDSLAAGDAAALFGAVESVIDAGHDPRRFAVDLLERFRDLIVLQAVPDAATRGVVDAPDDVLERMREQAAKIGPATLTRYAEVVHAGLGEMRGATAPRLLLEVVCARLLLPSASDTESALLQRIERIETRMEITIPAGEAGLNSGAPAAAPAKQYVRKTQQAPAAPEPAAAPAPPAPAPAPVVEPPAPQPVPEPIAKPEPIARPEPVARPEPVAAPDPVPEATPAPRATEPAAAPAAAAATGEPGAAAVRTMWTTVREKVRQRSRTTEVMLAGAIVRAVENNTLILGHESAPLAKRLCEQRNADVIRDALKDALGVDWRVRCEVGVGQPVQQAEQPLPPEPEPDPVDRQRAEEDSMIAEVGRDDDSAPRRDPEEVALELLQTELGARKIEG; encoded by the coding sequence GTGGCGCTCTACCGCAAGTACCGGCCGGCAACCTTCGCCGAGGTGGTGGGCCAGGAGCACGTCACTGAACCGCTCTCGACCGCGCTGTCGGCGCATCGGATCAACCACGCGTATCTGTTCTCCGGACCGCGCGGCTGCGGCAAGACGTCCTCCGCACGCATCCTCGCCCGCTCGCTGAACTGCGAGCAGGGACCGACACCGACGCCGTGCGGGGTGTGCGATTCCTGCGTGGCGCTGGCCCCGAACGGCCCGGGCTCGGTCGACGTCGTCGAACTCGACGCCGCCAGCCACGGCGGTGTGGATGACACCCGCGAGCTACGGGACCGGGCGTTCTATGCGCCCGCGCAGTCGCGCTACCGCATCTTCATCGTCGACGAAGCGCACATGGTCACCACCGCCGGCTTCAACGCGCTGCTGAAGATCGTCGAGGAGCCGCCCGAGCACCTGATCTTCGTCTTCGCCACCACCGAACCGGAGAAGGTGCTGCCGACGATCCGGTCGCGCACCCATCACTACCCGTTCCGGCTGCTGGCCCCGAAGACCATGCGCGCGTTGATCGAGAAGATCATCGCCTCGGAGAGCGTCACCGTCGACGATGCGGTGTATCCGCTCGTCATCCGGGCCGGTGGCGGCTCGCCCCGCGACACGTTGAGCGTTCTGGACCAGCTGCTCGCCGGTGCTGAGGGCAACCGCGTGCACTATCAGCGCGCGCTCGCGCTGCTGGGCGCCACCGATGTGGCCCTGATCGACGACGCCGTCGACTCGCTCGCCGCAGGCGATGCGGCTGCGCTGTTCGGTGCGGTGGAGTCGGTGATCGACGCCGGACATGATCCGCGCCGCTTCGCCGTCGACCTCCTCGAGCGGTTCCGCGATTTGATTGTGCTGCAAGCAGTTCCGGACGCTGCCACCCGCGGTGTGGTCGACGCTCCCGACGACGTGCTGGAGCGGATGCGCGAGCAGGCCGCGAAGATCGGGCCCGCGACACTGACCCGCTATGCCGAGGTGGTGCACGCGGGGCTGGGGGAGATGCGCGGCGCGACGGCACCACGGTTGCTGCTGGAGGTGGTCTGCGCCCGGCTTCTGTTGCCGTCGGCCAGCGACACCGAATCGGCGCTGCTGCAGCGGATCGAACGCATCGAGACCCGGATGGAGATCACTATCCCGGCGGGTGAGGCCGGGTTGAATTCCGGTGCACCGGCGGCGGCTCCGGCCAAGCAGTATGTGCGCAAGACACAGCAGGCCCCGGCGGCGCCCGAGCCGGCAGCAGCCCCCGCGCCCCCGGCGCCCGCGCCGGCACCGGTGGTCGAGCCGCCCGCACCGCAGCCCGTCCCTGAGCCGATCGCCAAGCCGGAGCCGATTGCGCGACCCGAACCGGTCGCACGGCCCGAACCGGTGGCCGCACCGGATCCCGTGCCCGAGGCCACACCTGCGCCGCGGGCCACCGAACCCGCTGCGGCACCGGCCGCCGCTGCTGCCACCGGTGAACCGGGCGCGGCCGCCGTGCGGACCATGTGGACGACGGTGCGGGAGAAGGTCCGTCAGCGCAGCCGCACCACCGAGGTGATGCTGGCCGGCGCGATCGTGCGGGCGGTCGAGAACAACACGCTGATCCTCGGCCACGAGTCGGCACCGCTGGCCAAGCGCCTGTGCGAGCAGCGCAACGCCGACGTCATCCGTGACGCGTTGAAAGATGCGCTCGGCGTGGACTGGCGGGTGCGGTGCGAGGTCGGCGTCGGCCAGCCGGTGCAGCAGGCCGAGCAGCCGCTGCCGCCGGAGCCCGAGCCAGACCCGGTCGACCGCCAGCGGGCCGAAGAGGACAGCATGATCGCCGAGGTCGGCCGCGACGATGACTCGGCGCCGCGGCGTGATCCGGAGGAAGTGGCTCTCGAGCTACTGCAGACCGAGTTGGGCGCCCGCAAGATCGAGGGTTAG
- a CDS encoding aminotransferase class I/II-fold pyridoxal phosphate-dependent enzyme, giving the protein MSFHSLGPDELRAQHELQRQNYADLQAKKLSLDLTRGKPSAEQLDLSNALLSLPGEQYRDEDGTDTRNYGGLHGLPALRSIFSDLLGIPVPNLIAGNNASLELMHDIVVFSLLHGGVDSPRPWSQEPAIKFLCPAPGYDRHFAITESYGIEMISVPMNEDGPDVDLIEELVAADPAIKGMWCVPVFSNPTGTTYSWEVVRRLVQMHTAAPDFRLFWDNAYAVHTLTLDFPRQVDILGLADKAGNPHRPYVFASTSKITFAGAGVSFFGGSLGNIAWYLQHAGKKSIGPDKVNHLRHLLFFKDADGVRLHMQRHQQLLAPKFALALDILDKRLTDSKVASWTEPKGGYFISLDVLPGTAKRTVALAKDAGIAVTEAGASFPYRKDPDDKNIRIAPTFPPVSDLTDAIDGLATCALLAATESMLGSAAVTDGR; this is encoded by the coding sequence GTGTCGTTCCACTCCCTGGGCCCCGATGAGTTGCGAGCCCAGCACGAATTGCAGCGGCAGAACTACGCCGACCTGCAGGCAAAGAAGCTGTCGTTGGATCTCACCCGGGGCAAGCCGTCGGCAGAGCAGCTCGACCTGTCCAACGCGCTGTTGAGCCTGCCCGGTGAGCAATACCGCGACGAGGACGGCACCGACACCCGCAATTACGGCGGCCTGCACGGGCTGCCCGCTCTGCGCTCCATCTTCAGTGACCTTCTCGGCATCCCGGTGCCCAATCTGATTGCCGGCAACAACGCGAGCCTGGAACTTATGCACGACATCGTGGTGTTCTCGCTGCTGCACGGTGGTGTCGACTCACCGCGGCCCTGGAGCCAGGAGCCGGCGATCAAGTTCCTGTGCCCGGCTCCGGGATACGACCGGCACTTCGCGATCACCGAGAGCTACGGCATCGAGATGATCAGCGTCCCGATGAACGAGGACGGCCCCGACGTCGACCTCATCGAAGAACTCGTCGCCGCCGACCCCGCGATCAAGGGCATGTGGTGCGTACCGGTGTTCTCCAATCCGACCGGCACCACGTACTCGTGGGAGGTGGTCCGCAGGCTTGTGCAAATGCACACCGCCGCACCGGATTTCCGGTTGTTCTGGGACAACGCCTACGCCGTGCACACGCTGACGCTGGACTTCCCGCGGCAGGTCGACATCCTGGGCCTGGCCGACAAGGCGGGCAACCCGCACCGGCCCTATGTCTTCGCCTCCACCTCGAAGATCACCTTCGCCGGGGCAGGGGTGAGCTTCTTCGGCGGCTCGCTGGGCAACATCGCCTGGTATCTGCAGCACGCCGGGAAGAAGTCGATCGGCCCCGACAAGGTCAACCATCTTCGGCACCTGTTGTTCTTCAAAGACGCCGACGGGGTGCGGCTGCACATGCAACGCCACCAGCAACTGCTGGCGCCGAAGTTCGCGCTCGCCCTGGACATCCTGGACAAGCGGCTCACCGACTCGAAGGTCGCGTCCTGGACCGAGCCCAAGGGCGGCTACTTCATCAGCCTTGATGTGCTGCCCGGGACGGCCAAGCGGACCGTCGCGCTGGCGAAGGACGCCGGCATCGCGGTCACCGAGGCCGGCGCGTCGTTCCCCTATCGAAAAGATCCGGACGACAAGAACATTCGGATCGCGCCGACGTTCCCGCCGGTGTCGGATTTGACCGACGCGATCGACGGCCTGGCCACCTGCGCGTTGCTGGCGGCCACCGAGTCCATGCTGGGGTCCGCGGCTGTCACCGACGGTCGGTAG
- a CDS encoding FAD-binding oxidoreductase → MPVSTALSAHAQGVERLLASYRAIPTNAPVRLAKPTSNLFRVRAKSNAPGLDVSELTNVISVDQAAKTADVAGMCTYEDLVAATLPYGLSPLVVPQLKTITLGGAVTGLGIESASFRNGLPHESVIEMDILTGSGEVVTASRDQHPDLFRSFPNSYGTLGYSVRLKIELEPVKPFVALKHLRFHSLPDLVAAMDRIIETGGYDGARVDYLDGVVFSADESYLCLGVQTPTAGAVSDYTGQDIYYRSIQHDDGVKDDRLTIHDYLWRWDTDWFWCSRAFGAQNPKIRRWWPRRYRRSSFYWKLIAYDQRFNIADRIEARHGRPPLERVVQDVEVPIEHCVEFLDWFLTNVPIEPLWLCPLRLRDPAGWPLYPLRAGHSYVNIGFWSSVPMGPTPGHTNRLIEEQIGKLHGHKSLYSDAYYSREEFDNLYGGETYKTVKKTYDPDSRLLDLYAKAVQRQ, encoded by the coding sequence GTGCCTGTATCCACAGCACTATCAGCGCATGCCCAGGGCGTGGAGCGGCTTCTGGCCAGCTACCGCGCCATTCCTACGAACGCCCCCGTCCGTCTGGCGAAACCGACGTCCAACCTGTTCCGCGTGCGCGCCAAGAGCAACGCGCCCGGATTGGACGTCTCCGAGCTGACCAACGTGATCTCCGTCGACCAAGCGGCGAAGACCGCGGATGTCGCCGGCATGTGCACGTATGAAGACCTGGTTGCCGCGACCCTGCCCTACGGTTTGTCCCCGCTGGTGGTTCCGCAGCTCAAGACGATCACCTTGGGCGGTGCGGTGACCGGTCTGGGGATCGAGTCGGCGTCGTTCCGCAACGGTCTGCCGCACGAGTCCGTGATCGAGATGGACATCTTGACCGGTTCGGGTGAAGTGGTCACCGCCAGCCGTGACCAGCATCCGGACTTGTTCCGGAGCTTCCCCAATTCCTATGGCACGCTTGGCTATTCGGTGCGCCTGAAGATCGAGCTGGAACCGGTGAAGCCGTTTGTCGCCCTCAAGCACCTGCGGTTCCACTCGCTGCCGGACCTGGTTGCCGCGATGGACCGGATCATCGAGACCGGTGGATACGACGGCGCCAGGGTCGACTACCTCGACGGCGTGGTGTTCAGCGCCGACGAGAGCTATCTGTGCCTGGGCGTGCAAACTCCCACCGCCGGAGCGGTCAGTGACTACACCGGCCAGGACATCTACTACCGCTCGATCCAGCATGACGACGGAGTCAAAGACGACCGGCTGACCATTCACGACTACCTGTGGCGCTGGGACACCGATTGGTTCTGGTGCTCGCGGGCATTCGGCGCGCAGAACCCGAAGATCCGTCGGTGGTGGCCGCGGCGGTACCGGCGGAGCAGCTTCTACTGGAAGCTGATCGCCTACGACCAGCGGTTCAACATCGCCGACCGGATCGAGGCGCGGCACGGCCGTCCGCCCCTGGAGCGCGTGGTCCAGGACGTCGAGGTGCCGATCGAGCATTGCGTCGAATTCTTGGACTGGTTCTTGACCAACGTGCCCATCGAGCCGCTGTGGTTGTGCCCGCTTCGGCTGCGCGATCCGGCCGGCTGGCCGCTGTATCCACTGCGCGCCGGGCACAGCTACGTCAACATCGGGTTCTGGTCCTCGGTACCGATGGGGCCCACACCCGGCCATACGAACCGACTGATCGAAGAGCAGATCGGCAAGCTCCACGGGCACAAGTCGCTGTACTCCGACGCCTATTACAGCCGGGAAGAGTTTGACAATCTCTACGGCGGCGAAACCTATAAGACCGTAAAAAAGACCTACGACCCTGATTCACGGCTGTTGGACCTGTATGCAAAGGCGGTGCAACGACAATGA
- a CDS encoding dihydrodipicolinate reductase codes for MPNISPYRVVQWTTGNVGKSSVQAITANPTLELVGCYAWSADKAGRDVGELVGIEPLGIAASNDVDALLALKPDCVVYNPMWIDVDELVRILSAGVNVVASASFITGQNLGEGRARIEEACKAGGSTMFGSGVSPGFAELLAIVAATSCDRVDKITIAESADTTLYDSPETERPVGFDMRIDDPELQPMAAKGTAVFAEAVQLVADSLGLELDEITCVSEYAQTTEDLPMASWTIKAGHVAGVYASWQGIVNGKTVIDINVRWKKGTTLEPDWQLDADGWKITIDGRPTVNMQVGFLPPMDMIENAKSLEDFFVLGHIMTAMPPIHAIPAVVAAPPGIATYNDLPLPKARGVVPPR; via the coding sequence GTGCCCAACATTTCCCCCTATCGGGTCGTCCAATGGACGACCGGCAATGTAGGAAAGAGCTCCGTCCAGGCGATCACCGCCAACCCCACTCTCGAACTCGTCGGCTGTTACGCGTGGTCAGCAGACAAGGCCGGCCGCGACGTCGGGGAGCTGGTCGGCATCGAACCGCTGGGAATCGCCGCCTCCAACGATGTCGACGCTCTGCTGGCGCTCAAGCCGGACTGCGTGGTCTACAACCCGATGTGGATCGACGTCGACGAGCTCGTCCGGATTCTGTCGGCAGGCGTCAACGTCGTCGCATCGGCGTCGTTCATCACCGGCCAGAACCTGGGCGAGGGCCGGGCCCGCATCGAGGAGGCCTGCAAGGCAGGCGGGTCGACGATGTTCGGCTCGGGGGTGAGCCCCGGCTTCGCCGAGCTGCTGGCGATCGTTGCCGCCACCTCCTGCGATCGTGTCGACAAGATCACCATTGCCGAGTCCGCCGACACCACCCTCTACGACTCCCCCGAGACCGAACGTCCCGTGGGATTTGATATGCGCATCGATGACCCCGAGCTGCAGCCGATGGCCGCCAAGGGCACCGCGGTGTTCGCCGAGGCGGTGCAGCTGGTCGCCGATTCCCTCGGCCTGGAACTGGACGAGATCACCTGCGTATCCGAATACGCCCAGACCACCGAGGATCTGCCGATGGCGTCGTGGACCATCAAGGCCGGCCACGTCGCCGGGGTTTACGCCAGCTGGCAGGGGATCGTCAACGGCAAGACCGTCATCGACATCAACGTGCGGTGGAAGAAGGGCACCACCCTCGAGCCGGACTGGCAGCTCGACGCCGACGGCTGGAAGATCACCATCGACGGACGGCCGACGGTGAACATGCAGGTCGGATTCCTGCCGCCGATGGACATGATCGAGAACGCGAAGTCGCTCGAAGACTTCTTCGTTCTCGGCCACATCATGACGGCGATGCCGCCGATTCACGCGATCCCCGCCGTCGTCGCCGCGCCGCCGGGCATCGCGACCTACAACGATCTGCCGTTGCCGAAGGCCCGCGGTGTGGTGCCGCCGCGCTAG
- a CDS encoding cutinase family protein, which yields MAIAMLVTLPTTSIARADSCPDVQVVYARGTDTVPPVDPVGQALVNAISAQLPGKSLSVYGINYPANLDLSGGTTTGAADGWVHVQNLVAACPATRVVLSGYSQGADVIDLLTTAAGAAFGTATPMPDAVAGHVAAVVVFGNPSRKMGGGPLPARSPLYGAKALDVCLTGDPICSNGADLLAHSRYVTSGAVNQAAQFAVSRLSRAAG from the coding sequence ATGGCAATCGCAATGCTGGTGACGTTGCCCACTACATCGATCGCGCGGGCCGACTCCTGCCCCGACGTCCAGGTCGTGTACGCCCGCGGAACCGACACCGTCCCTCCGGTCGACCCGGTCGGCCAAGCTCTGGTCAACGCGATCAGCGCACAGCTCCCCGGGAAATCGCTGTCGGTGTACGGCATCAACTATCCGGCGAATCTGGACCTGAGCGGAGGAACCACCACCGGTGCCGCCGACGGCTGGGTCCACGTCCAGAACCTCGTCGCGGCCTGTCCGGCAACCCGCGTGGTGCTGAGCGGCTACTCGCAGGGCGCCGATGTCATCGACCTGCTCACCACCGCCGCGGGCGCGGCATTCGGCACCGCCACCCCCATGCCGGACGCCGTCGCCGGTCACGTCGCCGCGGTCGTGGTGTTCGGCAATCCGTCCCGCAAGATGGGCGGCGGACCGCTGCCTGCCAGGAGCCCTCTCTACGGCGCCAAGGCCCTCGACGTGTGCCTGACCGGAGATCCCATCTGTTCGAACGGCGCGGACCTGCTCGCGCACAGCAGATACGTCACGTCCGGCGCGGTCAATCAAGCCGCACAGTTCGCGGTCAGCCGGCTCTCACGGGCCGCCGGCTGA
- a CDS encoding class I SAM-dependent methyltransferase yields MTTFHENQAHAPGKFKLAEILEIFTAGGELPLKFTAYDGSSAGPEDAELGLDLLTPRGTTYLATAPGDLGLARAYVSGDLEMQGVHPGDPYNLLRALSHQLDFKRPPARVLVDIVRSIGIEHLKPIAPPPQEALPRWRRVAEGLRHSKKRDADAIHHHYDVSNTFYEWVLGPSMTYTCACYPTADATLEEAQENKYRLVFEKLRLQPGDRLLDVGCGWGGMVRYAAKHGVKAIGVTLSREQAAWAQKAIAEQGLADLAEVRHSDYRDVLESGFDAVSSIGLTEHIGVANYPAYFGFLKTKLRVGGLLLNHCITRPDNKTGPSAGGFIDRYVFPDGELTGSGRIITEAQDAGLEVVHEENLRHHYAMTLRDWCRNLVEHWDEAVDEVGLATAKVWGLYMAGSRLGFETNVVQLHQVLAVKLDEKGGDAGLPLRPWWNT; encoded by the coding sequence ATGACGACCTTTCATGAGAACCAGGCGCATGCGCCAGGAAAGTTCAAGCTGGCCGAGATCCTCGAGATCTTCACCGCCGGTGGAGAACTGCCGCTGAAATTCACCGCGTACGACGGTAGTTCCGCGGGGCCCGAGGACGCCGAACTGGGTCTGGATCTGCTCACCCCGCGGGGGACCACGTATCTGGCGACCGCACCGGGCGATCTGGGCCTGGCCCGCGCCTACGTCTCGGGTGACCTCGAAATGCAGGGCGTACATCCCGGGGATCCGTACAACCTGCTACGCGCGCTCTCCCACCAGCTGGATTTCAAGCGGCCGCCCGCGCGGGTTCTCGTCGATATCGTGCGTTCGATCGGCATCGAGCACCTCAAGCCGATCGCCCCGCCGCCGCAGGAGGCACTGCCGCGGTGGCGCCGCGTCGCCGAAGGCCTGCGGCACAGCAAGAAGCGCGACGCCGATGCCATCCACCACCACTACGACGTGTCAAACACGTTCTACGAGTGGGTACTTGGGCCGTCGATGACGTACACGTGCGCCTGCTACCCCACCGCGGACGCGACGCTGGAGGAAGCGCAGGAGAACAAGTACCGGCTGGTGTTCGAGAAGCTGCGCCTCCAGCCCGGCGATCGTCTGCTCGACGTCGGTTGCGGCTGGGGTGGCATGGTGCGCTACGCGGCGAAGCACGGGGTGAAGGCGATCGGTGTGACGCTCTCCCGCGAGCAGGCCGCCTGGGCGCAGAAGGCCATTGCCGAGCAGGGCTTGGCCGACCTGGCCGAGGTTCGCCACAGCGACTACCGCGACGTGCTGGAGAGCGGCTTCGACGCGGTGTCGTCGATCGGGTTGACCGAGCACATCGGGGTGGCCAACTACCCGGCGTACTTCGGCTTCCTGAAGACCAAGCTGCGCGTCGGCGGGCTGCTGCTCAACCACTGCATCACCCGCCCCGACAACAAGACCGGCCCCAGCGCGGGTGGTTTCATCGACCGCTATGTGTTCCCGGATGGCGAACTGACCGGCTCGGGCCGCATCATCACCGAAGCCCAGGACGCCGGCCTGGAGGTGGTGCACGAGGAGAACCTCCGCCACCACTACGCGATGACGCTGCGCGACTGGTGCCGCAACCTCGTCGAGCACTGGGACGAGGCCGTCGACGAGGTGGGCTTGGCCACCGCCAAGGTGTGGGGCCTGTACATGGCCGGATCACGGCTCGGATTCGAGACCAATGTCGTTCAGCTGCACCAGGTTCTGGCGGTGAAGCTCGACGAGAAGGGCGGCGACGCCGGGCTGCCGTTGCGGCCGTGGTGGAACACCTAA
- a CDS encoding CocE/NonD family hydrolase — protein sequence MGASKFVGRVGGLAVALGVGAAVFSTGYGVAWADGSTGSSAAGSNSSSASGAADSSGTGSKGASASTGSSKRTTTAGSGQAVGTGGAKTSSKHSKAGPAQVRADSAVSAQTTSSTAAAANNSGSQSSSGGSVDVVAPSVSSTAAAVTAVASLAPKLPVLPSPSAISGVLTTALHDVLDPFSGGLPRPSVDSPLALTFAALQRRTSASALASNPIAINPVLVINDGIIDGTTNATGASGLTYTLISGPNKGGKITFSATGDTNYTLGNFSYLPDQSVLGGTVNEQFKILVAQKTQFDQILESIPLLGGLAGQVIVVLHQTPVLGDLLAPIIGYSQIATFNSTAVLPATDPVAYTYKMPSFDGTLISVNWFPKLGLTGSDTAPTILDGPGLATAGQTDPYTQYGIGGLTPGVSLLRDNYNVVTWDPRGEFASGGILQLDSPFFEARDVSSILNYVAGLNNSLLDGPNDPRVGMVGGSYGGGIQLTSAATDPRIDAIVPGISWNSLNNSLYPGGAFKTSYASLLLLSLVLSKARINNLIYQGIITGDLFGVLGNSAQALLAGSGPTSLLNQLKAPTLLIQGTVDVLFTLQQAIDNAQTIIANPYGTPVKMIWFCGGHGVCLTNDGDVNPNLASTFAWLDYYVKDGNTSGAPALPNFQFTDQNGNWYKSDFLPTAGSDLFGTPDQAVTGASGGTLGIVPIIGGSGPAPQAAIPYSLGLASKASNAINVAVPTQVGTTYLGAPTVSFDYQGLGNSRFVYAQLVDNKTGLVVGNLVTPVAVTMDGRTRTATINMENIVYTAADPSDDLTLQITSSATAYERFTAFGVINISNINLTLPTADPTKFTPEP from the coding sequence ATGGGTGCTTCGAAGTTTGTCGGACGCGTTGGCGGATTGGCGGTGGCCCTCGGAGTGGGTGCCGCGGTGTTCTCCACGGGTTACGGCGTCGCATGGGCGGACGGGTCGACGGGATCGTCGGCGGCAGGCTCGAATTCGAGCTCTGCGAGCGGCGCCGCGGACTCGTCCGGGACCGGGTCGAAGGGGGCGTCGGCATCCACTGGGTCGTCCAAGCGGACGACCACTGCCGGGTCGGGTCAAGCAGTCGGTACCGGCGGCGCCAAGACCAGCTCCAAGCACTCCAAGGCCGGCCCCGCGCAAGTGCGCGCCGACTCCGCAGTGTCCGCGCAGACGACGAGTTCGACTGCCGCAGCGGCAAACAACTCGGGATCGCAATCCAGTTCCGGCGGCAGCGTAGATGTCGTCGCACCGTCGGTGAGTTCGACTGCCGCAGCAGTGACGGCGGTGGCCTCGCTGGCTCCCAAGCTGCCCGTGCTGCCGTCGCCGAGTGCGATCTCCGGAGTGCTGACCACCGCTCTGCACGACGTGCTCGACCCGTTCTCCGGTGGCCTCCCCAGGCCCTCCGTCGACTCGCCACTGGCGCTGACCTTCGCGGCACTGCAGCGCCGCACGTCCGCGTCGGCGCTGGCGAGCAATCCGATTGCGATCAATCCGGTACTGGTCATCAATGACGGCATCATCGACGGCACCACCAACGCCACCGGGGCGTCCGGCCTGACCTACACGCTGATCAGTGGCCCCAACAAGGGCGGGAAGATCACCTTCTCCGCGACCGGTGATACGAACTACACGCTCGGCAACTTCAGCTATCTGCCCGACCAGTCCGTGCTCGGCGGAACAGTCAACGAGCAGTTCAAGATTCTGGTGGCTCAGAAGACCCAATTCGACCAGATCCTGGAAAGCATCCCCCTGCTCGGTGGCCTCGCCGGACAGGTGATCGTGGTCCTGCACCAGACTCCGGTCCTCGGGGACCTGCTCGCGCCGATCATCGGGTACTCGCAGATCGCCACGTTCAACTCGACGGCTGTGCTGCCCGCCACCGATCCGGTGGCCTACACCTACAAGATGCCGTCCTTCGACGGCACGCTGATCAGCGTCAACTGGTTCCCGAAGCTCGGCCTCACCGGATCCGACACGGCGCCAACGATTCTCGACGGCCCCGGCCTGGCGACCGCCGGCCAGACCGACCCGTACACGCAGTACGGCATCGGTGGACTGACACCGGGTGTCTCGCTGCTGCGCGACAACTACAACGTGGTCACCTGGGACCCTCGCGGCGAGTTCGCCTCCGGCGGCATCCTGCAGCTCGACAGCCCGTTCTTCGAGGCACGCGATGTCTCGTCGATCCTCAATTATGTTGCCGGACTGAATAACTCGCTCCTCGACGGCCCGAACGATCCTCGAGTCGGGATGGTCGGCGGCTCCTACGGCGGCGGCATTCAGCTCACCAGCGCAGCCACCGACCCGCGGATCGACGCCATCGTCCCGGGTATCTCGTGGAACTCGCTGAACAACTCGCTGTACCCCGGCGGCGCGTTCAAGACGTCCTACGCGTCGCTGCTGCTGCTGTCGCTGGTGCTGTCGAAGGCCCGGATCAACAACCTGATCTATCAGGGCATCATCACCGGTGATCTGTTCGGGGTCCTGGGGAACAGTGCTCAGGCATTGTTGGCCGGCAGTGGTCCCACCTCTCTGCTGAACCAGCTGAAGGCGCCGACGCTGCTGATCCAGGGCACGGTCGACGTCCTGTTCACCCTGCAGCAGGCGATCGACAACGCGCAGACCATCATCGCCAACCCCTATGGCACGCCGGTGAAGATGATCTGGTTCTGCGGCGGACACGGTGTGTGCCTGACCAACGACGGCGACGTCAACCCCAACTTGGCCTCGACGTTCGCCTGGCTGGACTACTACGTGAAGGACGGCAACACCAGCGGCGCGCCCGCCCTGCCCAATTTCCAGTTCACCGATCAGAACGGGAATTGGTACAAGTCCGACTTCCTTCCCACCGCGGGTAGCGACTTGTTCGGCACACCGGACCAAGCGGTGACCGGTGCGTCGGGCGGCACGCTGGGCATCGTCCCGATCATCGGTGGCTCCGGGCCCGCGCCGCAGGCCGCGATTCCGTACTCGCTGGGTCTGGCGTCCAAGGCGAGCAATGCGATCAACGTGGCCGTCCCGACCCAGGTCGGCACCACGTACCTGGGCGCGCCCACTGTGAGCTTCGACTACCAAGGTCTGGGCAACAGCCGGTTCGTCTACGCGCAGCTGGTCGACAACAAGACCGGTCTGGTCGTCGGCAACCTCGTGACGCCGGTGGCGGTGACGATGGATGGGCGCACTCGCACCGCAACCATCAACATGGAGAACATCGTCTACACCGCGGCCGACCCGAGCGACGATCTGACTCTGCAGATCACCAGCTCGGCGACCGCGTACGAGAGGTTCACCGCGTTCGGCGTCATCAACATCTCCAACATCAACCTGACGCTGCCGACAGCCGATCCGACCAAATTCACCCCGGAACCCTGA